The proteins below are encoded in one region of Pomacea canaliculata isolate SZHN2017 linkage group LG7, ASM307304v1, whole genome shotgun sequence:
- the LOC112568423 gene encoding uncharacterized protein LOC112568423, whose amino-acid sequence MSHLAALPSVRLHQVHCAVRPCEWSRRLALAPTAVEGKEYTDARIPRAGHRGASAAAPGGHLLQPVAAPRCAAGPLLQQPCCAAVCLALVVCVHSRFTAEFVNGNTRHFLLTCTTQDLPRDTNVIAVKIYNFTTSHILAWVAANDGHPKFGNGSVGWNRFVSGRLASGDGSHAWLQLLHLDHDDSHTAYFGCNISVMRDQAHIVDIVLKTNSAAATQRMDSIAPTTSTKATTPASGLMGSGEGGEIEHMTPKHKYEQETSFNRQQFWRPEFQ is encoded by the exons ATGAGCCACCTGGCTGCTCTGCCGTCTGTCAGGCTTCACCAGGTGCACTGTGCTGTCAGACCGTGTGAATGGTCTCGGCGCCTTGCTCTGGCGCCCACGGCGGTGGAGGGGAAGGAATACACAGACGCACGCATTCCCAG GGCTGGACACCGAGGGGCGTCGGCTGCTGCACCCGGAGGACATCTGCTGCAGCCAGTCGCAGCCCCAAGATGTGCAGCAGGTCCCCTTCTGCAGCAGCCTTGCTGTGCAGCGGTTTGCCTGGCCTTGGTCGTCTGCGTCCACTCAA ggtTCACGGCTGAATTTGTGAACGGCAACACGCGTCACTTCCTGCTGACGTGCACGACGCAGGACCTACCACGTGACACCAACGTGATCGCCGTCAAGATCTACAACTTCACGACCTCTCACATCCTGGCGTGGGTGGCGGCCAACGACGGCCACCCCAAGTTCGGCAACGGCAGCGTCGGCTGGAACCGGTTCGTATCGGGTAGACTGGCCAGCGGCGACGGCTCCCACGCTtggctgcagctgctgcatctGGACCACGACGACTCCCACACCGCCTACTTCGGCTGCAACATCTCCGTCATGAGGGACCAGGCCCACATCGTCGACATCGTCCTCAAGACCAACTCGGCTGCAGCCACTCAGCGCATGGACTCAATAG CGCctacaacatcaacaaaggCGACAACACCAG CTTCCGGACTGATGGGGAGCGGTGAAGGAGGGGAAATAga